A stretch of the Streptomyces venezuelae genome encodes the following:
- a CDS encoding DUF6493 family protein: MNAVLEAVRDGRTAEIPGLLKDLDRIQRRDLLAELKELRREMRGWDWSRWQERDVRGRALLIAGTGCHTGAAAAAAWIGARDLRTWQGLPHDTLLDLLSGRAPEWLGDLAHRLAGRAATAREDYPLISELVRLAGCPAPLTDGYVEGWALAAGGWTRGPRRRPSVPLADALRRDPHVRDLAPRLFETAEPVAAFSARFDPEDPDHWPAALTALAEDGTLDRATLLDGCTGRLLRGGSAAHLKYYLVLLQRLNLTVDEERERTADWLALASDAPSAVAGHAQQILARLAEAGQLDTTLLAEMSQAALFRPEKKHVRTQLVLLGRILRSDPAAAGELLPVLAGAFGHPDTDIQGRALKLAAPHLRADQALRAELADSAGLLSPVHRALAEELFGASTTAGDTEPYRETLPSHPVPVPLAPSPATVAETVELVAAVVTSLTQTVAEFERALDGLVRHAHLDRTALAEALRLALAGRWWLDGEQPDAGRLGGLDLVAAAVLDRIAPRNRRAGHAVAAPDFHKHCAHAALEQVPAARLREVADRIRSAPLPFLLATPVWETGSIDPEELIGRLAAYHRLGIEPAAADFAQALFRVRRDPAAVPAATALGTREGDRLAAWLGTAGAPPALTRATVPPRDHRFGYTFGNHGFDVPHLVLDTGERRFGRGEFPEVFEALGRPRSGLISCWWRPSPNDLAVLPEDRETLAAWLLPELSGCAAGYDDRGAAEALARLAEAGGPAGEALHLAVAYALGARYPEDRLAAVDALLTLAARGDLDPVRLGTDLAELLTLGAVKANRLADSLRTAAATGAYATTWSVLAGALAPALDGTLQAAAAGELLAVAADCAEQCRAQGPEPAGLDATADRGGRTRLVTQAGRLRAALRSHPAPPAGS, from the coding sequence ATGAACGCCGTTCTCGAAGCCGTCCGCGACGGCCGCACCGCCGAGATCCCCGGCCTCCTCAAGGACCTCGACCGCATCCAGCGCCGCGACCTGCTCGCCGAACTGAAGGAACTGCGCCGCGAGATGCGCGGCTGGGACTGGAGCCGCTGGCAGGAGCGGGACGTCCGTGGCCGGGCCCTGCTCATCGCCGGAACCGGTTGCCACACCGGAGCCGCGGCTGCCGCCGCCTGGATCGGCGCCCGCGACCTGCGCACCTGGCAGGGCCTCCCGCACGACACCCTGCTGGACCTGCTCTCCGGCCGCGCACCGGAGTGGCTCGGCGACCTCGCCCACCGGCTGGCCGGCCGGGCCGCCACCGCCCGCGAGGACTACCCGCTGATCAGCGAACTCGTCCGGCTGGCCGGCTGCCCCGCACCGCTCACCGACGGCTATGTCGAGGGGTGGGCGCTCGCCGCCGGCGGCTGGACCCGTGGTCCCCGCCGTCGCCCTTCCGTCCCCCTCGCCGACGCCCTGCGGCGCGACCCGCACGTCCGGGACCTGGCGCCCCGCCTCTTCGAGACCGCCGAACCCGTTGCCGCCTTCTCCGCGCGGTTCGACCCGGAGGACCCCGACCACTGGCCCGCCGCCCTGACCGCCCTCGCCGAGGACGGCACCCTGGACCGCGCCACCCTGCTCGACGGCTGCACCGGCCGCCTCCTGCGCGGCGGATCGGCCGCCCACCTCAAGTACTACCTCGTCCTCCTCCAGCGCCTGAACCTCACCGTGGACGAGGAACGGGAGCGGACCGCCGACTGGCTCGCCCTGGCCTCCGACGCCCCCTCGGCGGTCGCCGGCCACGCCCAGCAGATCCTCGCCCGGCTGGCCGAGGCCGGACAGCTCGACACCACCCTGCTCGCCGAGATGTCCCAGGCCGCGCTGTTCCGCCCGGAGAAGAAGCACGTACGCACCCAACTGGTGCTGCTGGGGCGGATTCTGCGCAGCGATCCGGCCGCCGCCGGTGAACTCCTGCCGGTGCTCGCCGGGGCGTTCGGCCACCCCGACACCGACATCCAGGGACGCGCCCTGAAGCTCGCCGCCCCCCACCTCCGCGCGGACCAGGCGCTGCGCGCCGAACTCGCCGACAGCGCCGGGCTGCTCAGCCCGGTCCACCGGGCCCTGGCCGAGGAGCTGTTCGGCGCGAGCACGACCGCCGGGGACACCGAGCCCTATCGGGAGACGCTGCCGTCGCACCCGGTTCCCGTCCCGCTCGCGCCGTCCCCCGCCACGGTCGCCGAGACCGTGGAGCTCGTCGCAGCCGTGGTCACATCGCTTACCCAGACCGTCGCCGAGTTCGAACGCGCCCTCGACGGGCTGGTCCGCCACGCCCACCTGGACCGTACGGCGCTCGCCGAGGCGCTGCGCCTCGCGTTGGCGGGCCGGTGGTGGCTCGACGGGGAGCAGCCGGACGCCGGCCGCCTGGGCGGCCTGGACCTCGTCGCCGCCGCCGTCCTGGACCGGATTGCCCCGCGGAACCGGCGGGCCGGGCATGCCGTTGCTGCCCCGGATTTCCACAAGCACTGCGCCCATGCCGCCCTGGAACAGGTGCCGGCCGCCCGGCTGCGCGAGGTGGCCGACCGCATCCGGTCCGCCCCCCTGCCGTTCCTGCTGGCCACCCCGGTGTGGGAGACCGGCTCCATCGACCCGGAGGAGCTGATCGGCCGGCTCGCCGCCTACCACCGGCTCGGCATCGAACCCGCCGCCGCCGACTTCGCCCAGGCCCTGTTCCGGGTCCGCCGGGACCCGGCCGCCGTCCCCGCGGCCACCGCCCTCGGCACCCGCGAGGGCGACCGGCTCGCCGCCTGGCTGGGCACCGCGGGCGCACCGCCCGCCCTGACCCGCGCCACCGTCCCGCCCCGGGACCACCGGTTCGGGTACACGTTCGGCAACCATGGGTTCGACGTCCCCCATCTCGTCCTGGACACGGGCGAACGCCGTTTCGGCCGAGGGGAGTTCCCCGAGGTGTTCGAGGCGTTGGGGCGGCCCCGCAGCGGACTCATCAGCTGCTGGTGGCGGCCCTCCCCGAACGACCTCGCGGTGCTGCCCGAGGACCGGGAGACCCTGGCCGCCTGGCTCCTCCCGGAACTCTCCGGCTGCGCCGCCGGCTATGACGACCGCGGAGCGGCGGAGGCGCTGGCCCGGCTGGCGGAAGCCGGCGGACCGGCCGGCGAGGCCCTGCACCTGGCCGTCGCCTACGCCCTCGGCGCCCGGTACCCCGAGGACCGGCTGGCCGCGGTCGACGCCCTGCTCACCCTGGCCGCCCGCGGCGACCTGGACCCCGTACGGCTCGGCACCGACCTCGCCGAACTGCTCACCCTGGGCGCCGTGAAGGCCAACCGGCTCGCCGACTCCCTCCGCACCGCCGCCGCGACCGGAGCGTACGCCACCACCTGGTCGGTGCTGGCCGGCGCGCTGGCCCCGGCACTCGACGGCACCCTCCAGGCAGCCGCCGCCGGGGAACTCCTCGCGGTCGCCGCCGACTGCGCGGAGCAGTGCCGCGCCCAGGGCCCCGAACCCGCCGGGCTCGACGCGACCGCGGACCGGGGCGGCCGGACCCGGCTGGTCACCCAGGCCGGCCGGCTGCGCGCCGCCCTGCGCTCCCACCCGGCACCGCCTGCGGGAAGCTGA
- a CDS encoding SWIM zinc finger family protein gives MTRTAHTFAYARPSALTSSAAGRTLGLETAGGLTPVGAEAHPRFFAGFLNAPQAAARALLAVADVAAARYYRRTLRASLDPVVTGNGDRLRFESFSGCCGVYARLDVLPEGLRGADTGHGTTNVDVNHPLRAALSRLTGNDPLHLRVGPDEMAVTTLDGPVVEKKVPLPDRWLRGFAESQVATTGFDLRAELPAAEAVRFLRSLPRTGPGGGSAGGPMWVLPAGRTLRPTTRPVPGTVCLPGPERLAALQQVLRHATGLRVYGPAPDGALPTASAWELTLPGMRLTLTLSPEADRGFSGEGGVLEALATDEAADDAELISVLLAWEPRIDPAELAGQSGLPVPRVRAALARLGTAGRVGYDIADAAYFHRELPYDARRAERHNPRLTAARALLEAGAVALGGSGTALVTSGERRYQVRESGGALGCTCQWWADYRGRRGPCKHALATRMAQRAAATATTDRTTTATTTATTTGATR, from the coding sequence ATGACGCGAACCGCTCACACCTTCGCCTATGCCCGCCCGTCCGCCCTGACCTCCTCCGCCGCCGGCCGGACCCTCGGTCTGGAGACCGCGGGCGGTCTGACCCCGGTCGGGGCGGAGGCCCATCCCCGGTTCTTCGCCGGGTTCCTGAACGCGCCTCAGGCCGCGGCCCGCGCCCTGCTCGCGGTCGCCGACGTGGCAGCCGCCCGCTACTACCGGCGCACCCTGCGGGCCTCCCTCGACCCGGTGGTCACCGGCAACGGAGACCGGCTGCGCTTCGAGTCCTTCTCCGGCTGCTGCGGGGTGTACGCCCGGCTCGATGTCCTGCCCGAGGGACTGCGCGGCGCCGACACCGGCCACGGCACCACCAACGTGGACGTCAACCACCCGCTGCGCGCGGCCCTGTCCCGGCTGACCGGGAACGACCCGCTGCACCTGCGGGTCGGACCGGACGAGATGGCGGTGACCACCCTCGACGGGCCGGTGGTGGAGAAGAAGGTTCCGCTGCCCGACCGCTGGCTCCGCGGCTTCGCCGAATCCCAGGTCGCCACCACCGGTTTCGACCTGCGCGCCGAACTGCCCGCCGCCGAGGCCGTACGGTTCCTCCGCTCGCTCCCGCGCACCGGACCGGGCGGCGGCTCCGCGGGCGGCCCGATGTGGGTGCTCCCGGCCGGCCGCACCCTGCGGCCCACCACCCGCCCGGTCCCCGGCACGGTCTGCCTGCCCGGGCCCGAGCGCCTGGCCGCCCTCCAGCAGGTGCTCCGGCACGCCACCGGCCTGCGCGTGTACGGGCCCGCCCCGGACGGCGCCCTGCCCACCGCGAGCGCATGGGAGCTCACCCTGCCGGGGATGCGGCTCACCCTCACCCTCTCCCCGGAGGCCGACCGCGGGTTCTCCGGCGAGGGCGGGGTGCTGGAGGCCCTCGCCACCGACGAGGCCGCCGACGACGCCGAGCTGATCTCGGTGCTGCTCGCCTGGGAACCGCGGATCGACCCGGCCGAGCTGGCCGGGCAGTCGGGTCTTCCGGTGCCCCGGGTCCGGGCGGCCCTCGCCCGCCTCGGCACGGCCGGCCGGGTCGGCTACGACATCGCCGACGCCGCCTACTTCCACCGCGAACTCCCCTACGACGCCCGGCGCGCCGAACGCCACAACCCGCGGCTGACCGCCGCCCGCGCCCTGCTGGAGGCCGGAGCGGTCGCCCTCGGCGGCTCCGGCACCGCCCTCGTCACCTCCGGCGAACGCCGCTACCAGGTCCGTGAATCCGGCGGGGCACTCGGCTGCACCTGCCAGTGGTGGGCCGACTACCGGGGCCGCCGCGGCCCCTGCAAGCATGCCCTCGCCACCCGGATGGCCCAGCGAGCCGCCGCCACCGCCACCACGGACCGTACGACCACCGCCACGACCACTGCCACCACGACCGGAGCCACCCGATGA
- a CDS encoding IucA/IucC family protein: MKHFSDAADAYATVPLLNCLLQEAAEPIDGSGGSSGGSSRGVRVHRLRGSGRLLRVSGGRRPVRPELRAAAGWQSLGHAELVKLTAEELRRSTGIANDELPAEMADSRDVVAVLLAAREGARPPEDPYLRSEQSLVMGHPCHPAPKARGGGPARSWLPYAPEAYASFPLEFLAVRAEDTVEEGGERAAAAVDALAELLDGPAAPPGYRLLPAHPWQLELIEAATAVRAAFADGRLLRLGRTRLPVWPTASVRTVHVPGRDGAGDLFAKFSLDVRITNDVRRLWRHDLLKLRETDAAVEAAFGARTAGADAADATAGWLSDRGYRTAGFAFEELAVLVRDGLDGRLLPGTTPLLAASLVEGFTGGPLERLADPVAWWVAYLRAVVPPALELFAREGIVLEAHLQNTVIALDSAGLPVQALFRDAEGVKRVPGVSRAAGWQRLVYTLLVNHVREIASAIGERHPGVAGSLWPAVRRELLRCGAAYGLPEALALPDAPELPGKANLLLRWTGADGASARYLPLPNPMRPSGM, encoded by the coding sequence GTGAAGCACTTCTCTGACGCCGCTGACGCGTATGCCACCGTTCCGCTCCTGAACTGTCTGCTCCAGGAGGCGGCCGAGCCAATCGACGGCAGTGGTGGCAGCAGCGGTGGCAGCAGCAGGGGCGTCAGGGTGCACCGGCTGCGCGGCAGCGGCCGGCTGCTCCGGGTCTCCGGCGGGCGCCGGCCGGTCCGGCCCGAACTGCGCGCCGCAGCCGGCTGGCAGTCGCTCGGCCATGCCGAACTGGTCAAACTCACCGCCGAGGAGCTGCGCCGCAGTACCGGGATCGCCAATGACGAACTGCCGGCGGAGATGGCCGACAGCCGCGATGTGGTGGCCGTGCTGCTGGCCGCCCGGGAGGGGGCCCGGCCGCCCGAGGACCCGTACCTGCGCTCCGAGCAGTCACTGGTCATGGGGCATCCCTGTCACCCCGCGCCGAAGGCCCGCGGCGGCGGACCGGCCCGGAGCTGGCTGCCGTACGCCCCAGAGGCGTACGCGAGTTTCCCGCTGGAGTTCCTCGCGGTGCGCGCCGAGGACACGGTGGAGGAGGGCGGTGAGCGGGCCGCCGCCGCGGTGGATGCGCTCGCGGAGCTGCTGGACGGCCCGGCCGCCCCGCCCGGTTACCGGCTGCTGCCCGCGCATCCGTGGCAGCTCGAACTGATCGAGGCCGCCACGGCGGTGCGGGCCGCGTTCGCGGACGGGCGGCTGCTCCGGCTCGGGCGGACCCGGCTCCCGGTCTGGCCCACCGCCTCGGTGCGGACCGTGCACGTTCCGGGCCGGGACGGGGCCGGGGACCTGTTCGCCAAGTTCAGCCTCGATGTCCGGATCACCAACGACGTACGCCGGCTGTGGCGGCACGACCTGCTGAAACTGCGTGAGACGGATGCGGCCGTGGAGGCCGCGTTCGGTGCCCGCACGGCCGGGGCGGACGCCGCGGACGCCACGGCGGGCTGGCTGAGCGACCGGGGCTATCGGACCGCCGGCTTCGCCTTCGAGGAGCTGGCCGTCCTGGTCCGGGACGGACTGGACGGCCGTCTGCTGCCCGGCACGACCCCGCTGCTGGCGGCCTCGCTGGTCGAGGGCTTCACAGGCGGCCCGCTGGAACGGCTCGCGGACCCGGTCGCCTGGTGGGTGGCCTATCTGCGGGCGGTGGTGCCGCCGGCACTGGAGCTGTTCGCCCGCGAGGGCATCGTGCTGGAAGCGCATCTGCAGAACACGGTGATCGCCCTGGATTCGGCAGGCCTGCCGGTGCAGGCGCTGTTCCGCGACGCGGAGGGCGTCAAGCGAGTGCCCGGGGTGAGCCGCGCGGCCGGCTGGCAGCGGCTGGTCTACACCCTCCTCGTCAACCATGTGAGGGAGATCGCATCTGCAATCGGTGAACGGCACCCGGGGGTGGCCGGGTCGCTGTGGCCGGCCGTGCGCCGTGAACTCCTGCGGTGCGGGGCGGCGTACGGCCTCCCGGAGGCCCTGGCACTGCCGGACGCCCCCGAACTGCCCGGCAAGGCCAATCTGCTGCTCCGCTGGACGGGCGCGGACGGCGCATCGGCACGATATCTGCCGCTTCCCAACCCGATGCGGCCGTCGGGGATGTGA
- a CDS encoding IucA/IucC family protein, with the protein MDDRYVSASPAEDVIAGELGAVRPDLIPGYRAALPGARAAVLTRLWRGLAIDPLPWVVRRETGTAGLTMHLTGGLRLRGPHPDPYATAPYVTGVELDGRVFRQAGALVRALGLPYATGFAEELDHSTASLALSRAGAAANGGRPEPVTGWEWEQRVVDGHPYHPNCRSRPGFSVAEQLAYAPEHGAVVELGLAAVPAEASLVTGEWPDSLRDGNRVLIPVHPWQAAHVLKSPPDGPGVIPAHPLMSLRTLAPADGTAPHIKTALSSRLTSSVRDISVYSVETAAAVSEFARILSERLDGKLHFTRTLGAATAHSPELAAVLREAPEVYADAAAGERVVPVGALEAAGLTRSPDWLHRFAPLALSVCLRVLELGVALEAHGQNLLVVLSADGEPLRLVYRDLADVRISPARLARHGLPVPPVAGRLITDDETTLRRKLFGSLLTGALGSAAGSAAVFAEVLAAAMDGLPATEDSRAVLAGPLPTKALTLMRLSPGVTGDQWTTVDHPLG; encoded by the coding sequence ATGGATGACCGGTACGTCTCGGCCTCGCCGGCCGAGGATGTGATCGCCGGCGAGCTGGGCGCCGTACGCCCGGATCTGATCCCGGGTTACCGGGCGGCCCTGCCCGGGGCACGGGCCGCGGTGCTGACCCGGCTGTGGCGGGGGCTGGCCATCGACCCGCTGCCGTGGGTGGTGCGGCGGGAGACCGGGACGGCCGGACTGACGATGCATCTGACCGGCGGGCTCCGGCTGCGGGGGCCGCATCCGGATCCGTATGCGACGGCGCCGTATGTGACCGGGGTGGAGCTGGACGGGCGGGTGTTCCGGCAGGCGGGCGCGCTGGTGCGGGCGCTGGGCCTGCCGTACGCGACCGGCTTCGCCGAGGAGCTCGACCACAGCACGGCCTCGCTGGCGCTGTCCCGGGCCGGTGCGGCGGCGAACGGCGGGCGGCCGGAGCCGGTCACCGGGTGGGAGTGGGAGCAGCGGGTGGTCGACGGCCATCCTTATCACCCCAACTGCCGCTCCCGGCCGGGGTTTTCGGTGGCCGAGCAGTTGGCGTACGCGCCCGAGCACGGGGCGGTGGTGGAACTCGGGCTGGCGGCCGTGCCGGCGGAGGCGAGTCTGGTGACCGGGGAGTGGCCGGACTCCCTGCGGGACGGGAACCGGGTGCTGATCCCGGTGCATCCGTGGCAGGCCGCGCATGTGCTGAAGTCTCCTCCGGACGGGCCGGGGGTGATCCCCGCGCATCCCCTGATGTCCTTGCGGACCCTGGCCCCGGCCGACGGCACCGCCCCGCACATCAAGACCGCACTGAGCAGCCGGCTGACCTCCTCCGTGCGGGACATCTCGGTGTACTCCGTTGAAACGGCCGCGGCGGTCTCGGAGTTCGCCCGGATCCTGTCCGAACGGCTGGACGGCAAGCTGCACTTCACCCGGACCCTGGGGGCGGCCACCGCGCACAGTCCGGAGCTGGCGGCGGTGCTGCGCGAGGCGCCCGAGGTGTACGCCGATGCCGCCGCGGGCGAGCGGGTGGTTCCGGTGGGGGCCCTGGAGGCGGCCGGTCTGACCCGCTCCCCCGACTGGCTGCACCGGTTCGCCCCGCTGGCCCTGTCGGTGTGCCTGCGGGTGCTGGAGCTGGGGGTGGCGTTGGAGGCGCACGGCCAGAACCTGCTGGTGGTGCTCTCCGCCGACGGCGAACCGCTGCGGCTGGTGTACCGCGATCTGGCCGACGTACGGATCAGCCCGGCGCGGCTGGCCCGGCACGGCCTGCCGGTGCCGCCGGTGGCCGGGCGGCTGATCACGGACGACGAGACGACACTGCGGCGGAAGCTGTTCGGTTCACTGCTGACCGGGGCGCTGGGGTCGGCTGCGGGTTCAGCCGCGGTCTTTGCCGAGGTCCTCGCCGCGGCCATGGACGGGCTGCCGGCCACCGAGGACAGCCGGGCGGTGCTGGCCGGGCCGCTGCCCACGAAGGCGTTGACCCTGATGCGGCTGAGTCCCGGAGTGACCGGTGATCAGTGGACCACGGTGGACCACCCGTTGGGCTGA
- a CDS encoding class I SAM-dependent methyltransferase yields the protein MSEASPAGLTAPTQLEDVKGWFWAVDQLLFDWFLKRQNEDPGQGGNLLEMGAYMGKSAIFLGSYLQEGEEFTVCDLFDSPAPDESNVEEMQKSYSTLTRRAFEANYLAFHDELPTVIMAPTSVVPEKVREASCRFIHIDASHLYEHVHGDIAASKVVGAPGAVVVFDDYRSEHCPGVAAAVWGAVAADDLQAICVTGTKLYATWGDAEPFRKELLAWLETRKDLWHGVEEVAGAPLIRIGGQQAIAPALPQSRYQAPEPAPAPAPAPAPKAAKPAPAPVRRPQSKVRKLAKDLLPPIVTRAIVAQRRR from the coding sequence ATGTCTGAAGCTTCCCCCGCCGGCCTCACGGCGCCCACCCAGCTCGAAGACGTCAAAGGCTGGTTCTGGGCAGTGGACCAGCTGCTGTTCGACTGGTTCCTGAAGAGGCAGAACGAGGATCCGGGGCAGGGTGGGAACCTGCTGGAGATGGGCGCTTACATGGGGAAGAGCGCCATCTTCCTGGGCAGTTACCTGCAGGAGGGCGAGGAGTTCACCGTCTGTGACCTCTTCGACTCGCCGGCGCCGGACGAGTCCAACGTGGAGGAGATGCAGAAGTCGTACTCCACGCTCACCCGGCGGGCGTTCGAGGCCAACTACCTCGCCTTCCACGACGAGCTGCCGACCGTGATCATGGCTCCGACCTCCGTGGTCCCGGAGAAGGTCCGCGAGGCGAGCTGCCGGTTCATCCACATCGACGCCTCCCACCTCTACGAACACGTGCACGGGGACATCGCCGCCTCCAAGGTCGTTGGAGCCCCGGGAGCGGTGGTCGTCTTCGACGACTACCGCTCCGAGCACTGCCCGGGCGTGGCCGCGGCCGTCTGGGGCGCGGTCGCCGCCGACGACCTCCAGGCCATCTGTGTGACCGGCACCAAGCTGTACGCGACCTGGGGCGATGCGGAGCCCTTCCGCAAGGAGCTGCTGGCCTGGCTCGAGACCCGCAAGGACCTGTGGCACGGAGTGGAGGAGGTGGCGGGCGCCCCGCTGATCCGGATCGGCGGCCAGCAGGCCATCGCCCCGGCCCTCCCGCAGTCCCGCTACCAGGCCCCCGAGCCGGCCCCGGCGCCCGCGCCGGCCCCCGCGCCGAAGGCCGCCAAGCCGGCCCCCGCCCCGGTGCGCCGCCCGCAGTCCAAGGTCAGGAAGCTGGCCAAGGACCTGCTGCCGCCGATCGTCACCCGCGCGATCGTCGCCCAGCGCCGCCGCTGA